A genomic region of Capnocytophaga canimorsus contains the following coding sequences:
- a CDS encoding transposase translates to MDKYVKRTQRDYSMSFKLNIVKEIESGSLSTCGACKKYGIQSRSTVMNWLRKFGNFDWENQTPSNMPKSPEQRIMELEAEVKLLKKQKALLERQAYVSDKKSIIFDMMIDLAQQEYQIDIRNVKHSVSPIEKNKIHELKNSPPNYRNFPRKRTRNSKFCLSAVRGG, encoded by the coding sequence ATGGATAAATATGTAAAACGCACTCAACGAGATTACAGTATGAGTTTTAAACTCAATATTGTAAAAGAGATTGAATCAGGCAGCTTATCGACCTGTGGTGCCTGTAAAAAATATGGCATTCAGTCACGAAGTACAGTTATGAATTGGTTGAGAAAATTTGGTAACTTTGACTGGGAAAATCAAACCCCATCAAATATGCCTAAATCACCAGAACAAAGGATAATGGAGCTTGAAGCAGAAGTAAAACTCCTAAAAAAACAAAAAGCACTGCTCGAAAGACAAGCCTATGTATCGGATAAGAAATCAATTATTTTCGATATGATGATTGACCTTGCCCAACAAGAATATCAAATTGATATACGAAATGTGAAACATTCAGTGAGTCCTATTGAAAAAAATAAAATACACGAACTAAAAAACTCACCCCCGAACTATCGAAACTTTCCGAGAAAAAGAACAAGAAACAGTAAGTTTTGCCTGTCAGCTGTTCGGGGTGGATAG
- a CDS encoding IS3 family transposase, which produces MDRQVYYRNLKRRDTRKNNAKQVVAMVAEIRKHSPKMGGRKLYSLLKEELKMLKIGRDKFFNILRANHLLIIPKRSYHKTTNSLHRFMKHTNLIKDYQVKAPNRLWVADITYLGNRENPAYLSLITDAYSKKIVGYDVSDSLASTSSLKALKSALKKEKIEELIHHSDRGLQYCSDDYQKVLNQYNIRCSMTQESDPYQNAIAERINGILKQEYDIDKFNVNLQCRKKLVADVVKIYNEKRPHFSNHFLTPKQIHTQQELVPKLYKRKSDTVGKTVPLD; this is translated from the coding sequence GTGGATAGACAGGTTTATTATCGCAATTTAAAGCGTAGAGATACGCGTAAAAACAACGCAAAACAAGTAGTGGCAATGGTAGCAGAAATAAGAAAACACAGTCCCAAAATGGGCGGAAGAAAACTTTATTCTCTTTTAAAAGAGGAATTGAAAATGTTAAAAATAGGTAGAGATAAATTTTTTAATATACTAAGAGCTAATCATTTACTTATTATTCCTAAAAGAAGTTATCATAAAACAACCAACTCGTTACATCGTTTTATGAAACACACTAATTTGATAAAAGATTATCAAGTAAAAGCTCCTAACCGACTTTGGGTAGCAGACATTACTTACTTGGGTAACAGAGAAAATCCTGCTTATTTGAGTTTGATTACAGATGCTTATTCGAAGAAAATTGTAGGCTATGATGTGTCGGACTCTTTGGCTAGTACTTCCAGTTTAAAAGCTTTAAAATCCGCTTTGAAAAAGGAAAAAATAGAGGAATTAATTCATCATTCAGATAGAGGGTTGCAATATTGTTCAGATGATTATCAAAAGGTTTTAAATCAGTATAATATCCGATGTAGTATGACTCAAGAGTCTGATCCTTACCAGAATGCAATTGCGGAAAGAATCAATGGAATTTTGAAACAAGAGTATGATATTGACAAATTTAATGTAAATTTGCAATGTAGAAAGAAGTTGGTAGCTGATGTGGTTAAAATATACAACGAAAAGAGACCTCATTTTTCGAATCATTTTTTAACCCCAAAACAGATACATACCCAACAGGAATTAGTTCCTAAATTGTATAAAAGAAAAAGTGATACAGTTGGTAAGACTGTACCACTTGATTAA
- a CDS encoding DUF4300 family protein: MKGKSILIMGLAVAFVACNQQNKQTTNINSLTKQENVENQPFLKQMEYSNLVDKASQEEVKQAFANAGIAQANIEAFFENVNYFNNLVGDVGLVQQGFSTSDNLTPKYDQVSVIERWDKKHPNFPGYNCRITSLDLLRDFVEVKEPKTDVGLNLFVDNDALENNPKRVFSEREKEVFMNLYTNFPTPYVSDTQKHIENARKTWKEKGITFPHKNDRAKASLISVFFHSAITPEESELFVGHVGVLVPTTDNKLIFIEKLSFQEPYQAVKFNNRTELNDFLMHRYDVEWNQPTSIPFIFENDDLLEGYRPNENKVKQ, translated from the coding sequence ATGAAAGGAAAAAGTATTTTAATTATGGGGTTGGCAGTTGCTTTTGTAGCTTGTAATCAACAAAATAAACAGACGACAAACATAAATTCACTTACCAAACAAGAAAATGTTGAAAATCAGCCTTTTTTAAAGCAAATGGAATATTCTAATTTGGTGGATAAAGCCAGTCAGGAAGAAGTAAAACAGGCATTTGCCAATGCTGGAATTGCTCAAGCTAATATTGAAGCTTTCTTTGAAAATGTAAACTATTTTAATAATTTGGTGGGCGATGTAGGATTGGTTCAGCAAGGGTTTTCTACTTCAGATAACTTAACTCCTAAGTATGACCAAGTTAGTGTTATAGAACGTTGGGATAAAAAACACCCTAATTTTCCTGGTTATAATTGCAGAATTACTTCTTTGGATTTATTACGTGATTTTGTCGAGGTTAAAGAGCCTAAAACTGATGTTGGTTTAAATCTATTTGTGGATAATGACGCATTGGAGAACAATCCTAAAAGGGTATTTTCTGAGAGGGAAAAGGAAGTTTTTATGAATTTATACACCAATTTCCCAACTCCGTACGTTTCTGATACTCAAAAACATATTGAAAATGCACGAAAAACTTGGAAAGAGAAAGGCATCACGTTTCCTCATAAAAATGATAGAGCCAAAGCGTCGCTCATTTCAGTTTTTTTCCATTCGGCAATTACTCCTGAGGAAAGTGAGTTATTTGTAGGTCACGTGGGGGTTTTAGTTCCAACAACGGATAATAAACTTATTTTTATCGAAAAATTATCTTTCCAAGAGCCTTACCAAGCGGTGAAATTTAACAATCGTACTGAGCTAAACGATTTTTTGATGCATCGTTACGATGTAGAATGGAATCAACCTACGTCAATTCCATTTATATTTGAAAACGATGATTTACTAGAAGGCTATCGCCCAAATGAAAATAAGGTAAAACAATGA